One Lepisosteus oculatus isolate fLepOcu1 chromosome 12, fLepOcu1.hap2, whole genome shotgun sequence genomic window, CTTGGAAAGCACACCAAATAAAAACTatacttcatttatttttacaaaactcTTATTTATTTCTCAGATTGCATTAATGGTCTTCCATGCATGTTTTTATTGCAGTAAGATTATTGGTCATTTCTAAGGCTGTTAAATATAAGCAATCTACAAACTTGTTCAGTGGTTTTAACATAACCAAGACACTAAAAATGAATTCTACATCAAGCAATATTAATGGAAAATCCCTACTTTCCAAATTCTTCCTTGATAAAGAACTTTATTGTCATATGACATTCTAAACAATCAACGACTGTGGTGCCTACACACAATAGTTTTCTTGAAATTTCCTTTAATGGGTGTGTTGCACACAGATAATCACACAGTTTTTCTATAATTTTTTTCAGCAGCCATTACTGCAATCTTAGACTATTATGACTTTAATCGTAAAAAGATAAATCTTCAAAGCAAATTGCGGCATCGAAAATATAAATTTACATTAAGTACACATGACTTctatgaatattaaatattttaaaggtgACAAAAAACTAGCAGCCCCGGTGTATTGTGGTTGATGAGTTTAGactaattactgtataatgtatatcCAGTTATTTGTTTCAGCTTAAGCAGTGCTGAGATAAATATATATGATGATGGAAATAACTTTGCAATCGTTGCAAACATAAATTTCAACATCTTTGGAATGCAGGAGGAACCAGCAAAAACCCATGTGAAAACAGAGAGAATGAGCAGACTCTACACAGGAATCCCAGCATGAAATGGAACCCAGGACCTTTGAACTGTGTGGCAGCAGCACTAACCACCTTTGAACCCTGCATGCAGGGATCACCTGCTGTTATTATTAACCGTGAAATGGAATAAAAGTTTGTATAGAGTGCAAAGTTTAGTAATGTATGGAATTATCAGAAACCTTTTATTAAAAAGATGTAATTAAACTTTAATTAAAGATTTAAACTTTgattacaataataaaataagctCTTAATTCTGGTGTCGAATGTTTGATGTCTGCCACACTCATATCCCAGTTGGCAGTATGATTGTCTATTTCATCTTTACTTCGAAATAAAAGATACTGGTCCTAGCCTAAAATACCGGTCAGCAAAGTAGTAGTTGCAATGagttggaaaataaaatgtatcttaaTTTCACAAAAGGAATCTTCATCATAGGCTGAAAGACCACAGAACATCCACATTTGATACAGCACTcacaaaacacaatttaaaaagttaatCAGCACATTTTGTAGTGTCTAATACTGTggcatactacagtatatgtctggcCCTGCACCtatcaaatgttttatatttcaaatgaaGTGAAAAGTTTTGTAAGCATCAGTGAAATTTACACATCTGTACAAAACTGACCAGACTCATGTACATGCAAACTCAGCTGTAATTGTTGCATACATTTTATTACTGTGATGAATATTTGGACTTTGCTGCACTTATATAGAAGCTTTACAGGAGCATAAAAGATAATAAATTTGAGTCGTGCAATTTCACTTATGATGTAGAAAGAATGCAATCTGGAGACAATACAGAAGTGTTTCACAGCAAGGAGAAATGTGTAACGTGTTTCCTAAAACAGGCCTTTTGCTTTCTTGAGGTTCTTCTGCTTCCAGAGAGGCATAGCATAAAATTCAGGGCGTGTCATGCCCAAGACATCAGTGAAGTCATTATTTGAAAGATACTCCTGTAAAAAGTGAGACAATCTCTTTAGTTATGTGTAAACACAAAAGCTCTTGTATTCCATTAGTTGTACCTTTTTAATTTATGAAAGATTAGATCTTTAGTGAGTGCTCTCATTTCTTCTGCATCATTTATTCTAGAAATGCACATGAAATTGTCATTTCTTCTTAGAAGGGAGTCAACTGAAACACCAGAAAATGAGCTGATGTCCCCTGAATTTCCTGTTTAGAATAATGTAAGGGCCAGTTGGCACCCTGCAACCCACAACAGgccacccactgaaactaagcaggtgtgagcctggccaataCCTGGACttgagacctcctggaaaaacctaaggttgctgctggaagtggtggtAGTGGGTCCAGTAGGGGGTGCTTGCCCTGCAGTCTTTGTGagtcctaattccccagtacagtgacggggacactatattatAAAAAGGAGCCatgactgtctgtggtcattaaaaatcccagggcatttcatgaaaagagtaggggtataaccctgccgtcctggctaaatttcccattgtcctTTACCAGTcctggcctccttataatctccatctatgaattggttccATCACacttttctcctccccactgttagctgatgtgtggtgagcgtactggcgcactatggctgccgtcgcatcatccaggtggatgccgcacattggtggtggtggaggggagtccccattacctgtaaagcgctttgagtggagtgtccagaaaagcgctatacacgtataagtgtaagcaattattattataattgtgcAGAACAAATCTTGGGGACAGAGCTGTCACCTAAcaacatttgtatttgtaaatgtgtTATAAACTTCCCAAGAAATTAAAACATGGCACTAGCTATAACATTTGAATGTGGCTTTAAAGAACAGTGGTTGGAGAACTATTCAATACCCATACTTATCCCATCATTCTCCAATGCTGCCATGTGGGTATTAGAGCCTGCTGCATATAGATCACTAGATGGTTCAGAATGCCAGTGTGACATATTTGtcattaattcaattaattcaaaaatgtaaatgtatttctaCGTCACTAGTGTTGTTGTTCTCTTACCTCCCTCCTGGAAGGATCCACTCCTTCAGGCAGGTCTTCTACTTGGCAGTTCACCAGTTTTTCAGCGGGGAAAGTTGGTAAAACAGCAGAGGACATATTTATGTTGTCGGCTTTATGGTTGGGTTTCATCATATCCTGGTAACGACAGTGATCCAAATTTAAAAAGCTTGCTTGAATTGTTTTTCACTATCCTTGTATTGTATTGCATTGCAATGTTGCTTTGTAAATCCAGATTCAGTATTATATTTGCTTATAATGACTATTATTAACTAGAGCAAACTGTAAGATGCAATGTTGGGAGCTTTACCACATAAACAAATGAAAACTCTGCTAAATACTGACATACCACTGTGATCTCGATGATGGCACTACTGTTACCAagctctgccttcagctcttcATATGATTTTCCATCCtggcaacaaaaaaacaaatgttttcattagAAGAACGCAACAAagcttacaaatgagaggagggcaTTCAGCCCATGTAGATTGTTTGATTATACTAACATATATTCCTACATTTAACCAGATACTGTAAGTCAGTTGAGATCAATATCTTATTTCTCAATGATGATCAGGTTAGAAGACATAGACCaataaagaacaagtaatagatttattccatgctgaaaagagaagaaagaaaacacaacattttggctgtgtagccttcttcaggtgtgtaacAACCTACACATGTTGACGCAGCTGCTCACCTGACATAGACCAATGTTGGATAAGAAAGCAATGTGGCCAAATAACAGAATGAGTCAGTATTAACACATGCAAATATCTGGCTGAAAAGATTTAAGCATCTAATTGGTGCATCTCATCCAGGTGTTTATTGAAAATATCTAAGTTATCCATTTCAACAATATGGCTTGTACCAGATACCCATAATGCTTTGTGTAAAAGGTTACCTATTCTTCTCAGTTTGAAATTAGGTTGCTTTCTCTTTTCTCCTTTCCTTCTTGAAAGTGCCTTCTCgtttacttttttcattttattgctgACTATCAAGAGGTCTGTTGGTTTGATACCGTGAATATTTTTGAGGGTTTTGAATCCATGAACTACTGTGGATCTCTCTGTAAGTCTTCTTTGTTTAAAGCTAAAAAGATTCATTATATTGGTCTATCAGTGTAGGATGATCATTTAAGCTTGGGAATGTACCTGGTCACTCTTCACTCCTACATTCTTCAGTAGGGAAAACTGAAGGCCCATAAAAGGAAATTTATATTTCATTGACATTTACATTCTACAATAACTTTTAGGAAGAAAGAGCAAGATAAAAGCCAACGTCTTATATTCAGCTAGACAATATTTGACTTCAGCTTTCATTTTGATTCAATTTTTTAGATCAGGGAAATTGCAGCTGCACCTCAGTTAAAAACCCTAACCAAGCTGAGCACATCATGAGTGTACTTACACTCCACTTGTGTGGGTCCCAGGCAAGGAACCAGCCAGTGAAGGTAGGAGGCTCAAAGCCCTGCTTGACCAAGATGATGGGGGTGTCGGGATCTCGACCACCAGGGTGAGTTTGCAGATACTCCTGTGCTGTGACAACCACCTCTTTCTTCTCCGTCTCATTGGCCCCTTTCCCCACCCACAGAAATATCTGGGAAAGGAAGTTTTTAACATGTATATACAGTcgatacatatacagtatatacactcaCGTTTTACACAGTAGTTATGTTCCTGACATAGCACGTACTTTATACCCAAAATTGTATATAATCAGAACACCCCCCTTAGACCCTCCTATTCCCCTCCCTTAAAgaagattcttcaatagctgaTGGGAGTTCAGACTTGCCTGTAGGCCCATCTGTTTCTGAGGTGCAACAGTACTGACTGAAGGAATCTCTTCTCACCTCGTCCCAGATGTCCAGCAGCATGATATCATCCTCATCTAAGTCATCTTGGTTGAAGTTAGTAATCTCTGTGGCAATAAATCGTCCAGTCTGATTGGAGCACTCATAAAGACGAGGGGTGATGACTGAGCTCTTTTCTTGAAGTCTTTGACACAGTACAGAAGGAAATGGAGCCCATAATAAGGAAGAAAAGACAGACATGGGAGATTTACTAAATAAGGTAGAAAATAACTCATACAATCCAATTTACTTTACTGCCTTTAAGcagtattattatttgtttttaaggtGCATTTTGCCACTGTAATATCAAAATGTAACATTACTGCTTCATACACATTTATACCAATTCTAATataaattattgaaaataatgtacatttacTTTTGGTACATGTACATTATGATTACTTATGCTTATCATTAGAGAATTTGAAATTTAGATTAGGAAATGAAAAATCACAGTGTGGCTTCATAGGCAAGACAATTGTCTTAATTGTTTCATATTTCCTGTTTAGGAAATTGTGTCATATTTCCTGCTCATTTTTGCCTATTATGGGGAGGACTTTTATTGTATGGTAATTCTGAGTAACTATAATTACACTGAGTATTCTTAATGAAACTCATAGATGAGGAACATGTACATGAACTTGGAAAAGAGCTAAAGATTATAGGAAATGAGCTATTGATTTTTCCTCACACTTtatttgcattaaataatttctcATTAGATGAGGGAGCATTTTGGTTGACTAATCTGATAGAATGTGGAAATGTATGGATTATGTCTTTGCTGAATTACCAATTTTTATTCTGACTTGCACATAAAGCCTTTTAGGTTGCTTAAATGACATTTGATAACACAGATGGTGGTCAAATAACTTCAGTATTATGTTAAGTAAAGAGGAATAAAAAGATTTATTGGTAAACAGAACGTAACCGTTTTAAAGGAATTCTAAAATACAATTTGTAAATTGTTACTCTTAAATCCTAGGAATACCTTTTGCTATTTGAATACTGGGATTTGCCACCCAAGGTTACCCAGAAATCAGCAGGCTCCTGGCCTTCAGCAATCACATGCTTCTCTCTTTTTGAGATGATGTCTGTAACTGTTTTCGCCATTTCTCGCTCATCTCCACTGCAGCCCTGCAAACAGCACAAAAGAGAATAAAGTACAACCTTCTTAGATCATTTTTTAGTCAGCTGGGTTTCAGTTCACACcactaaaacaaacaaaacctgcatattttgttttaaacccTTTAAAAACCAGGGCTGGGCACTTATTCTGAAAATCTAGTTTCTAGGTGTCTTGGTattgaaaataaacacaaaaatgcTTATTTAAAGGACTAATGTTAGTGGTATTCATGTTAATGTAATCTCAGTACCACCATTGGGGGCTGGGTGTTTTAGCCTTAAACTGTTGATAGAAGGTTGTGGGTGAAAGAGTGCAAGATACTTCACTCAAAATGCTTCAGCACAATGCCCAGCTGTACAAAAGTAAGCCACAAAGCATCATCAATATGAGTCAATATTAACCGACAAAAGTTAGGTGATTTTCTTAGCTGATACCCACCTTCCCATACCACAGGTAGCAGCAGGTTTCTGTCTTGAGCACAAATACGTCATTGGAGTTGAGGCTGGAGGACCGGGCAGGCACTTCGATCGCACGGGTGTTAAATTCGTTGGTGCCATGGACATGAAAGAGTCTCACAGGGCGTTCAGGTTCTTTGGATACTGCTCGGGAAGTTCCTCCCTGGGAAATTAGATGTGTTATCAGGAAGAACAATTGGAAGGAGCAAAACAGGTGGAAGTGACATAAAAAGTGGTTGACTCTTCCCATAGTTCAACAACAGCTTTGTTTACAGTACTTTGTAATGTCACAGGCTTGGAATGGGATTTCTTTCATTATTggctctggaaaaaaaactaaagattcTATTAGATTAGAAACTAAAGATTAGAGATATTGATTTTTTCTTCATACCTGTGTTCATTTGCAGAATGATGAATTTTTGTTTTGCCGTATCCATTGTTTCACATAAtagaagacagtttttaagaaCTGATGAAGAAAAACTACAGGACCTACCTCATAAACCACCATTTTTCCCTTGAAGATGGCCATCAGGTGAGGTGGCTCCTTTCCCATTTGCACTCTGACCTGAACAGGTTTTCCATCATACTTCTGATCAAGTATTACAGCTTGGTAAGCTGAGGCTGTTATCTCATCTTTGCTTGCGTGGCGGCCCTGATGTTCACACCAATGACAATTAATTCAAGACCATTATCCAGTGTCACACAAATAAACCAGTGAGCAATAAAAGTATTTATGATTCTCCAGTTCTGCTCCACTTGCTAGCTGGGGTAAACAAAGCAGTTTAGGTACTAGGCAACCATGAGGAAAACAAGTGGTTTGGATTCAAGGTTGGAGATGTTGTGGTACTGACCTGCCAGATGTAAAGTATGTAGTTCAGCTTGTTGTTGACCTCATACTTGTAAAGAATGAGATAGCAATCTCCACCATAGAAATGGCCAAGCCATTTTTTCTCAACAGGCACAGGTTCTAGGTCTTCTATCCTCCAGACCTGTAATATAATCATAAAAGGCAGGCCATTCTTTAACATGAAGCAATTAGGAATTCTTAAGACATTTTATAAagattaaaatacataaaaactgGCCAATAAGATTTTAGAAAACCAGAGTAATCAGGTTACCTCTGCTTCTCCTGTTCCATCATCCACCATTTTCTGCTGAGCTGCCAGATCAGGTCTTGCATGCATAGAAGTTGCATCAAATTTAATTTGCTCCACTTTAGCTGCAACACAATAATGGATTACGTTGTTGGGCCATGTGATGCTGTTACCACtgttgtcacgccctctacacctagagggcactgctcttctgtcctgttccaagttccctgtgattattcaagtctttccagtgtgtcttgttgtgtagcctatttacttcctgtgtctgctttgctcctggctcagcattgagggtacggAAGTCGTGAGACTCGCCTTTTaccaggtcaccccacgtccgtggcctgagggcataggtttctataccgacatcgtctgaccccctgagcctgggctgACCTCCATGTTGCCCCTTTCACCACTATGCATagggtctctactgctctcCTTCCGATATCCGTGACAACTATGTTCTATCCAATATTAAAAGCAAGAACTCTCTTGTTTATCAGGGTCTTTAAGAGTCACCAATGAAGGACATTGgccttgtgatattttacctTGTTATATCTGTACCATCCCTGACTGACTGCTGAACCAGTTTCCACGCCTTCATTTGTTAATACACAAACCACAattgacaaaacacattaaaagcTCACCGACTTTCCccacagaatgtgtttttcccaATCCTGAAGTCTGCCCCTTGACAGTCCACTTCTGGAATAGCTGCTTAAAAACTGCTGATTCTGCTCCATCATTCACTGTTTCCACATATGTAGAAGGAGGGTAGCCTTTTGCTTTCTTGTAGGCCTggatttaaaagtatttttttacatatttatttattattattattattataatagatAATATTTATAGAATAAATACTATTAGGATTGATTCCAATAcaaatgtctttcttttttgcaCTATGTTTGGTTGTATTTTTGGTTTTaatagacacacacagtacaatcTAAGTTTGTAGGTCGGAAGAGGTAAATGTTTAGAGGAAACCATCAGCAGATCAATTTTTAGCTGGCTTCTCGTGTCATTGCAATTTTctcttatttgttttctttagtcATCTTGTTCAAATCCAATGTGTATCATaaatatgcatacagtatatatgttacTACTTTTTCCTTaggatttatattttatacattttctgttATACTGGTAAGCATTGTTGATTTGTCTATAATATCTGGATTTTGATGGTAAACAAATTGACAGATGTTTAGAATTcttaaatattaacatttatataGCAATATCCATAGGACATatacaattaaatacatttaatctcTGGACCTGAcctcttttctttcttcacatattttttaaacaaacctaATAATATTCTTGTGAGGTTTTGGAATGGTTTCATTACCTATGATTTTcccgttttgttttttgtgtttggactgaagaaaatatttttcctcaCCTCAGCTTTTTCCAAGGATTCTGTCCTCTCCTTCTTTGAAGCCTTCTTACCTTTCCAAATATAAATCTTAATTCCACCCTGGTCCAGCAAATAGCAGTCCTATACAAAGAGAAATGGTATTCATTCCTTGCAATGAATTCTTAAGACAATACATGGGACTttgatttttatgtttaaacACAGTTACTTGTATTTATCTGAATGTAACTATACTCTGATACATTTGGCTGCAGCTACAGCCCTGCCAGAATAAATGTTACAAACCTACAGTAGTAATGTACCATCAAGGTCCTATACTGGTCATGAAAAAGCTGTCAGTTATTTTACTCAGGCTggaatttcttgtttttaagtTAATAATAATGCTTAATGAAGCTTGAATTCTAAGAGTGCAACACCTTTTTCAACAGCAATGTGGTAATATTTCAAGATTCTTCCCCCTTACAAACACCACCTCCTCACCCCCCACCGTTACAGACTAACCTCATGTTTAAGAAGATCCTGGGTCAGAGGTTTTACAGCCACTTCCTGCACCACCAGACTTCCCTCAGCTTCCGAAATACTAGGGAgaaaaataattctatattattttttaaaaacagtatagAAGTAGCACACTTGGAATGCATGACATGCCTCATTTTGCACTGTGAAAGAATGGAAGTGACATTAATGCCAAAACACTCCCTTACTGGAAGAGCTTGATAGAAGACTTCATCGTCTGATCAACCACCTCGTCAGGAATGGCAGGCTTGAGCTCTTTCCTCTCCCCAAGAACGTGGTTCATGACTTTCATCAGTTCTGCCGAGGCCCCCTCGTTGTCTCCTTCCACCACGCCCACCTGCGCCCGCCCTCCTCGCTCCCGGTCGCGGACGTCCTTTGCCAGGTTCATCCCCTGCAAGGACAGAATCCATCACTCCCTGCACTTTCACAGCCTTGCAAAATATGTAGGTGCCATGCTAAAATATGGGGAGACAAGCACACATTAACCAAGTGTACTACTGCACAGGTTGGGAATCAATACACACAGGAAAACAGAATGCTTATAGTGGCTGCTTAaggtaaaagaaaatatatacaatttaGTGTATGCTGCTGCAATTAAcagctttaaaaatgtgtaaaatagtATAACTTTAGATTTCTGCAAAGAGAATGATGTGTAAATTGGCATATTCACAAcagatgtttttaaatctgaacGAAGGATGACGAAGTATGTATTTTACTTAGctgaattacagtattttaggTTAACCAGcattttccttttcagtttTACAGCAAGAgcctttggaaacattttgagatACTTGGAATTGCAAAGCTTTAGGACAAACTCAGTTTGAAAATTCTGATTGCAAATCAATACAAAAGACAGACATAAGCATCTCCACAACACACAGAACGAGACAgagaagaacaagaaaaaacagcaaACCAAAATTCTGCTATGACTTTTTTATTAGTAATGCAAACGTCTAGAGCTGTTCTAAAAATAAAGCCTTTCTAAAACTGCTCACATCTGACCACACTCTAGAAGACAAATTAGAGAAATCTAATAAtaactcaaaaataaaaatgttagaaaaacTTTTCATTGAGCTTCGACAATTTGGGTTTCATAAGCATCCAGGAAAGAGCTTGTCAGGATGCTGATAGAAGACAAGTGGCTGCTCAAGTAGGAAGTTACCTTCAGTCTTTCCATGCGATTGCTTTCAGGGCCATTCCATTGAATAATAAAGCTCCCCAAATCCAGTAAGAAGACATCACCTTTATTAAAGCTTTTCCAACTCATTTCCACCTGCAAATAGAGCAATTAAGGTgattgtacttacagtatgtgcaaaccccccccccctttatAAGTATACATCTGAAGTATATAagtatttctttcttttgaaaGATGGAAATAGTCTGTCACCTTATTTGGAATCACAAAGCTGGATAATTGCTACAACACCTGTATTCCACCTGGGAGAATGCAAAAACActcttttgatacagtatgtctacctCTCAGGCACCGTGCGACCAGCTGTGGGCTCCACAATGCCTTACAATAGAGGTGGCCAGAAGAGTAATGTGCCTCCACTGGTGTCACCACAGGAGCAGCTGTCATTGTACAACCTGCTAGACACAGCCCTGACTGAAGTATGCATCTGGACAAAAAGGGCTCAATTCCAGAGAGCGCCTTTATGGATTCTGCCACTCACGAGACAATCCAGAATGCTTGCTTTGACAGTTCCTAGTTTGAGGAGGTTGTTGACaaggatgtttttttctaaaccaaATGAAAAAGTGATTCCAGTGGCTTCAAATATTCTATCTCATACATACCAGATAAAGAATGGACCACAATTACAGGTTGTCCTGGCACTAGAAGAgtgaaataatttataaagTACTGATGCCTACGTATTATCAATGACAAAATAAATctcaataaaataacaaaaaattagAAGTGGGCTTGCTCACCTCTCCAGCCACCACATTCTTCTTGCCCTTGACGTGCAGAAGCCTTTTGATGTTGTAAGTGTTGGTCTCCACGTGCTTCATGCCTGAGGCCACACCACCTTTTTTATAActaaacagaaacacagaaactgtCTTAAGGTATAATGCTGCATTGTTCCGTCATTTCTCACTCTTGACCTAATGTTATTGCTCTATAATTATCACTTGCAGAAGATGGTACCAAATTATAGAAATACAATTGCCGAAGCAATATgtgatgagaaaaagagattttaaaaagtcaaaaacacTGAGTCTTCATTTATAATCACAGTGAAAATCTCCAGTCACTTTAGAATGGGCTCTCTGAAcaagaaaataagtgataaacAGATATTACTTTGGACAGAAGTTATTATCTCCGTGTTATGTTACACCAGTCTTTGATATTAAATCTACATTACAATCCACATTAAATCCACATTACGGTCTGTTAACgctttttattttgacattttcttaaGGTGTTCAAAGAAAGTCAAAAAGATTTTAATGCCAAAGCAGTTTTAATGATTTTACTCAAAGCAATCCTTTCAtacttcaatgttttttttcctctgcctCAGTGGTTTCTTCCTTGTGTTGTGTACTAGTCTGTTTCCTCTTGACCTTTGCTAGGATAATTGGCAGATGACCATTCGCTTGTCTTGGTCACCTTGCTTGTACTATATGTGTTATTTTATAATAGAAAAAGAGATTttaaaattgcttacacttatatagtgcttttctggacactccactcaaagggctttacagattatagggactcccctccacccccaccaatgtgcagcatccacctggacgGCAGCCatggtgcgccagaacgctcaccacacatcagctatcagtggggaggagagcagagtaatgaagccaattcatagagggggattattaggaggccatgattggtaagggccaatggggaatttggccaggatgccagggttacacccttactcttttcgagaaacgccctgggatttttaatgaccacagtgagtcaggacctcggttttacgtctcatccgaaagacagcgcctgtttacggtatagtgtccctgtcactatactggggcattaggacccacatggactgcagggtgagtgccccatGCTTGCCCAACTACCACcaattccagcagcaaccttagtttttcccaggaggtctcccatccaggtactgaccaagctcacacctgcttagcttcagtgggttgctagttgtgagatgcagagtgatatggctgctggctattttAGCCTCTGAGAGGCTGTTTTGTGAGGTCAGAATGTAAGGATATTACTGTGGATGAGGCGCAGGGCTAAAGCTCAGGTGTCCTTACATGAGGCCCTGCTTGAAATATCCCTTGAAGGTCTCGCTTTCATAGCCCTGGGCTTCCCGGTGCTGTACTGCTGTGCCTCCCAGGTGTTCATCCATCTGCGTGGTGTAGATGGCTGCAGCTCCCTGCTCGTCCTGAGAGGAAGCCTTTCCCAGCCAGTAGTGAATGTCATAGGTGTAGTTATTGCTGGTTTTGTGAGTCTGGGAAAAACCATAGGATAATGACAATCAGCTAATGGTGAGAAGCTTAATTGAGAGATGTTGTAAAATAACTTTTAGCCTTTCCTTAACAACCTTGTTCTAAATTTTGTGTTGCCTTTCTAAGTTTGTGTAGGAGCTAGAATTCCTATTCTATTCTCAAacgttctctttctttttaccATGATTaaagacagtaaaaaaaaacattaaaggaaCTGAGGAGGATAAGCAGTTTCACATTCAGACACAATCATTAGATTCTGTGAATGACCTTCCAAATTTGTTGTCATTCAGGGCACACTTcatcacatttttcattaaGAAATGCTTTCAATTGATCAATACGTTATACAATACACCTCTTCTTTGTACTCCTTGTTACCAGCAGTAAACCTTCAGTAGTTGAAATGTTATACATGTAAGAatgatttaaattgttttgctatgtttGTGGCATATAACCCTTCCTTTAGCTATTTTGTCATGTTGTGAAAAGATTATGTAGTTTGGATGGTATGCTGCAGTTCAGACATTATTGTATTTAAGGAAGTCCGTTTGATGAAAACTGACTTACATATAAAATGATGTAGCTGTCTCCTTCAAA contains:
- the vil1 gene encoding villin-1, giving the protein MPQVKSQVSKVLNKTTPGLQIWRIENMEMVPVPPKSYGNFFEGDSYIILYTHKTSNNYTYDIHYWLGKASSQDEQGAAAIYTTQMDEHLGGTAVQHREAQGYESETFKGYFKQGLIYKKGGVASGMKHVETNTYNIKRLLHVKGKKNVVAGEVEMSWKSFNKGDVFLLDLGSFIIQWNGPESNRMERLKGMNLAKDVRDRERGGRAQVGVVEGDNEGASAELMKVMNHVLGERKELKPAIPDEVVDQTMKSSIKLFHISEAEGSLVVQEVAVKPLTQDLLKHEDCYLLDQGGIKIYIWKGKKASKKERTESLEKAEAYKKAKGYPPSTYVETVNDGAESAVFKQLFQKWTVKGQTSGLGKTHSVGKVAKVEQIKFDATSMHARPDLAAQQKMVDDGTGEAEVWRIEDLEPVPVEKKWLGHFYGGDCYLILYKYEVNNKLNYILYIWQGRHASKDEITASAYQAVILDQKYDGKPVQVRVQMGKEPPHLMAIFKGKMVVYEGGTSRAVSKEPERPVRLFHVHGTNEFNTRAIEVPARSSSLNSNDVFVLKTETCCYLWYGKGCSGDEREMAKTVTDIISKREKHVIAEGQEPADFWVTLGGKSQYSNSKRLQEKSSVITPRLYECSNQTGRFIATEITNFNQDDLDEDDIMLLDIWDEIFLWVGKGANETEKKEVVVTAQEYLQTHPGGRDPDTPIILVKQGFEPPTFTGWFLAWDPHKWSDGKSYEELKAELGNSSAIIEITVDMMKPNHKADNINMSSAVLPTFPAEKLVNCQVEDLPEGVDPSRREEYLSNNDFTDVLGMTRPEFYAMPLWKQKNLKKAKGLF